The Streptomyces sp. NBC_01775 genome includes a region encoding these proteins:
- the pheA gene encoding prephenate dehydratase, producing the protein MSPASRYTYLGPEGTFTEAALHTLPEAATRQLTPMVSVPAALDPVRNGEAQAAFVPIENSVEGGVTATLDELASGRRLMIYREVLLPIAFALLARPGTSLESVKTVTGHPVAQPQVRKWLAEHLPEALWESAASNADGARLVQEGRYDAAFAGEFAAATYGLEPLVTDIHDAENAMTRFVLLGQPARPSAPTGADKTSVVFWLRRDHPGALLEVLHEYASRGVNMMRIESRPTGEGIGRYCFSIDCEGHVQDRRVGDVLMGLKRSCREVRFLGSYPRADEQPPTLRSGTADEDFVAAADWLSHCLDGRE; encoded by the coding sequence ATGTCACCTGCGAGCCGCTATACGTACCTCGGTCCCGAGGGGACCTTCACCGAAGCCGCGCTGCACACCCTGCCCGAGGCCGCCACCCGCCAGCTCACGCCGATGGTCTCGGTCCCGGCCGCCTTGGACCCCGTACGCAACGGCGAGGCGCAGGCGGCTTTCGTGCCGATCGAGAACTCGGTGGAGGGCGGGGTCACGGCGACCCTGGACGAGCTGGCGAGCGGCCGTCGGCTGATGATCTACCGCGAGGTGCTGCTGCCGATCGCGTTCGCGCTGCTGGCGCGGCCGGGCACGAGCCTGGAGTCGGTCAAGACGGTGACCGGGCATCCGGTGGCGCAGCCGCAGGTGCGCAAGTGGCTCGCCGAGCACCTGCCGGAGGCGCTGTGGGAGTCGGCGGCCTCCAACGCGGACGGCGCCCGGCTGGTGCAGGAGGGCCGCTACGACGCGGCGTTCGCGGGGGAGTTCGCCGCGGCGACCTACGGCCTGGAGCCACTGGTCACCGACATCCACGACGCGGAGAACGCGATGACGCGCTTCGTGCTGCTGGGCCAGCCGGCCCGGCCCTCGGCCCCGACGGGCGCCGACAAGACCTCGGTGGTCTTCTGGCTGCGCAGGGACCATCCGGGCGCGCTGCTGGAGGTGCTGCACGAGTACGCCTCGCGCGGGGTCAACATGATGCGGATCGAGTCGCGGCCGACCGGCGAGGGCATCGGCCGCTACTGCTTCTCGATCGACTGCGAGGGCCATGTGCAGGACCGGCGGGTGGGGGACGTCCTGATGGGGCTGAAGCGCTCCTGCCGCGAGGTGCGCTTCCTCGGCTCGTATCCGCGCGCCGACGAGCAGCCGCCCACGCTGCGTTCGGGCACCGCGGACGAGGATTTCGTGGCTGCTGCCGACTGGCTGAGCCACTGCCTCGACGGTCGGGAGTGA
- the efeB gene encoding iron uptake transporter deferrochelatase/peroxidase subunit: MSTQRNDKRGSGPGRSRSGTGNGTGTGDGAGTGPGGDAAGAGEARAGEAGASDGAAAGAGRFSRRRLLGTASAAGATGLALGGAGGAYAHSAVQDSPPTPLTSLGSTTVPFHGTHQAGILTPAQAHGHLVAFDLVPDAGRKQAAALLRRWSETAHRMMRGKPPVGGEHDTGIALDAGPSRLTVTFGFGRTFFTRTALKERLPTQLAPLPDFSADALDKKRSDGDLWVQIGSDDALVAFHALRALQREAAGTARPRWQMTGFNRSPGATDRPRTTRNLMGQIDGTNNPEPDEKNFAERVFVPASGQPSWMAGGSYVVMRRIRMLLDEWDKHSVHDQEKAIGRRKSDGAPLSGGAEHTEPDLDKRGKDGSPLIAADAHIRVTSPDSNSGAAMLRRPFSFHDGFRDDGAPDAGLLFLAWQADPLRGFVPVQRKLDRGDALSRFLRHEASALFAVPGGPREGEYVGQRLLEG, translated from the coding sequence ATGAGCACACAGCGCAACGACAAGCGGGGCAGCGGCCCCGGGCGAAGCAGGTCCGGGACCGGGAACGGGACCGGGACCGGAGACGGGGCCGGTACGGGCCCCGGGGGCGACGCGGCAGGGGCGGGAGAAGCCAGGGCGGGCGAGGCCGGAGCCTCGGACGGTGCTGCCGCCGGGGCAGGACGGTTCTCGCGGCGCCGCCTGCTGGGGACGGCCTCGGCCGCCGGCGCCACTGGGCTGGCGCTCGGCGGCGCCGGGGGCGCCTACGCGCACTCCGCGGTGCAGGACTCTCCTCCCACGCCTCTGACGAGCCTCGGCTCGACCACCGTGCCCTTCCACGGCACCCACCAGGCGGGCATCCTCACCCCCGCGCAGGCCCACGGTCACCTCGTCGCTTTCGACCTCGTACCGGATGCCGGGAGAAAACAGGCAGCGGCCCTGCTGCGGCGCTGGTCGGAAACGGCCCACCGGATGATGCGGGGGAAGCCCCCCGTGGGCGGGGAGCACGACACGGGCATCGCCCTGGACGCGGGCCCCTCCCGGCTGACGGTGACCTTCGGCTTCGGGCGGACCTTCTTCACGCGGACGGCTCTCAAGGAGCGGCTGCCCACGCAGCTCGCGCCGCTGCCGGACTTCTCGGCCGACGCCCTGGACAAGAAGCGCTCGGACGGCGACCTGTGGGTCCAGATCGGCTCCGACGACGCCCTGGTCGCGTTCCACGCGCTGCGTGCCCTCCAGCGTGAGGCGGCGGGCACAGCGCGGCCACGCTGGCAGATGACGGGCTTCAACCGCTCCCCCGGCGCCACCGACCGCCCCAGGACGACCCGCAATCTCATGGGGCAGATCGACGGCACGAACAACCCCGAGCCGGATGAGAAGAACTTCGCCGAGCGCGTCTTCGTCCCCGCATCCGGTCAGCCCTCCTGGATGGCCGGAGGCTCCTACGTGGTGATGCGGCGTATCCGGATGCTGCTCGACGAGTGGGACAAGCACTCTGTCCACGACCAGGAGAAGGCCATAGGCCGCCGCAAGTCCGACGGCGCTCCCCTCTCAGGAGGCGCCGAGCACACGGAGCCCGACCTGGACAAACGCGGCAAGGACGGCTCGCCGCTCATCGCCGCCGACGCGCACATCCGCGTCACCTCCCCGGACTCCAACAGCGGGGCGGCCATGCTGCGCCGTCCCTTCTCCTTCCACGACGGCTTCCGGGACGACGGCGCACCGGATGCCGGACTGCTCTTCCTCGCCTGGCAGGCGGATCCGCTGCGCGGCTTCGTCCCGGTGCAGCGGAAGCTCGACCGGGGGGACGCGCTCTCGCGCTTCCTGAGGCATGAGGCCAGCGCGCTGTTCGCCGTTCCTGGCGGGCCGCGTGAGGGCGAGTACGTGGGTCAGCGGCTGCTCGAAGGCTGA
- a CDS encoding YcnI family copper-binding membrane protein codes for MKITYRRAATVSALAAGAVLLVAGPASAHVSVDPEEAAKGGYSVVNFKVPNEQDKASTVKLEVTFPTDHPLASVMPQPVPGWDVKVEKKKLDKPIEMHGEKITEAVSKVTWTGGKVEPGRFQQFPVSMGQLPEDADQLVFKALQTYDDKEVVRWIEEPKEGAAEPEHPAPVLKLTAAEKGESGAGDASSDDGKSTEKAAASSDSDSGSGDSSDTTARVLGGAGIVVGIAGVAFGVLAGRRRNA; via the coding sequence ATGAAGATCACCTACCGCCGCGCCGCGACCGTCTCCGCGCTCGCCGCCGGTGCCGTCCTGCTGGTCGCCGGACCCGCCTCGGCGCACGTGAGCGTCGACCCGGAGGAGGCCGCGAAGGGCGGCTACAGCGTCGTCAACTTCAAGGTCCCCAACGAGCAGGACAAGGCCTCCACCGTGAAGCTGGAGGTCACCTTCCCCACCGACCACCCGCTGGCCTCCGTCATGCCGCAGCCGGTGCCCGGCTGGGACGTGAAGGTCGAAAAGAAGAAGCTCGACAAGCCGATCGAGATGCACGGCGAGAAGATCACCGAGGCCGTCTCCAAGGTCACCTGGACCGGCGGCAAGGTCGAGCCCGGCCGGTTCCAGCAGTTCCCCGTCTCCATGGGCCAACTGCCCGAGGACGCCGACCAGCTCGTCTTCAAGGCCCTCCAGACCTACGACGACAAGGAGGTCGTACGGTGGATCGAGGAGCCGAAGGAGGGTGCGGCCGAGCCCGAGCACCCCGCTCCGGTTCTGAAGCTCACCGCCGCCGAAAAGGGTGAATCCGGCGCCGGCGACGCCTCGTCGGACGACGGAAAGTCGACGGAGAAGGCCGCGGCCTCCTCGGATTCCGACTCCGGTTCCGGTGACAGCTCCGACACCACCGCGCGCGTGCTCGGCGGGGCCGGCATCGTCGTCGGGATCGCGGGCGTCGCCTTCGGCGTCCTGGCCGGGCGCCGCCGCAACGCCTGA
- a CDS encoding SCO family protein, giving the protein MRTTRTATTAAAFAVAAALSLTACGGSDGSGGKSAADKPATVEKQKKGGAVLDQPFEKPDLTLTDTHGKSYDMIEETKGHPTLLYFGYTNCPDICPLTMSNIAVAKSKLPKDEQKDLRVVFVTSDPKRDTPKELGKWLRGQDPSFIGLTGDFATIRAGARSVGVSLEPSYKKKNGDVVSTHGAQMLAFSPKDDKAHVLYTEGNTTPEILEKDLPKIIKGENP; this is encoded by the coding sequence ATGCGCACAACGAGAACAGCCACGACAGCCGCCGCGTTCGCCGTGGCAGCCGCCCTCAGCCTCACCGCCTGCGGCGGCTCGGACGGGTCCGGCGGCAAGAGCGCCGCCGACAAGCCCGCGACGGTCGAGAAGCAGAAGAAGGGCGGCGCGGTCCTCGACCAGCCCTTCGAAAAGCCCGACCTGACGCTGACCGACACCCACGGCAAGTCCTACGACATGATCGAGGAGACGAAGGGCCACCCGACGCTCCTCTACTTCGGCTACACCAACTGCCCGGACATCTGTCCGTTGACGATGAGCAACATCGCGGTGGCCAAGTCCAAGCTCCCCAAGGACGAGCAGAAGGACCTGCGCGTCGTCTTCGTCACCTCCGACCCCAAGCGGGACACCCCCAAGGAACTGGGCAAGTGGCTGCGCGGCCAGGACCCCTCCTTCATCGGGCTGACCGGGGACTTCGCCACCATCCGGGCGGGCGCGCGCAGCGTGGGCGTCAGCCTTGAGCCCTCGTACAAGAAGAAGAACGGCGACGTCGTCTCCACCCACGGCGCCCAGATGCTGGCCTTCTCCCCCAAGGACGACAAGGCCCACGTCCTCTACACGGAGGGGAACACCACGCCGGAGATCCTGGAGAAGGACCTCCCCAAGATCATCAAGGGAGAGAACCCGTGA
- a CDS encoding ATP-binding protein: protein MSSLWWSLRLRREAASVPLARRLLLSSMEAAGVDPDIAYDMSLALSEACANAVEHGTDTRGRAGAYRVSAYLEGNRCRIEVADTGPGFPTESEPMTGAGEAESGRGLFLIESLADHVRFRNRPGSRGAVVSFDKVLARPEGSLLTAS from the coding sequence ATGAGCAGCCTGTGGTGGTCTCTCCGGCTACGGCGCGAAGCCGCCAGTGTGCCGCTCGCGCGGCGCCTGCTGCTGAGTTCCATGGAGGCGGCGGGCGTCGATCCCGACATCGCCTACGACATGTCCCTCGCCCTGTCGGAGGCGTGTGCGAATGCCGTCGAGCACGGCACCGATACCAGAGGCAGGGCCGGTGCGTATCGAGTATCGGCCTACCTGGAGGGCAATCGCTGCCGCATCGAGGTGGCCGACACCGGGCCGGGCTTCCCCACCGAATCCGAACCGATGACCGGTGCGGGCGAGGCGGAGAGCGGGCGCGGACTGTTCCTGATCGAGTCCCTCGCCGATCACGTCCGTTTCCGCAACCGGCCGGGCAGCCGTGGCGCCGTCGTCAGCTTCGACAAGGTCCTCGCCCGCCCCGAGGGCTCACTCCTGACCGCGTCCTGA
- a CDS encoding PP2C family protein-serine/threonine phosphatase: protein MVSRLRAGLLSAFPFLAMGVVGAVDLTGGPGIGLLPMMALGPAFAGLTGGKRRTALVGALAMALSIALSFYNDQLGERRGNATLISVAGVSVAALLATAMRQKREAELANVRSIAEAAQRVLLRPVPRGAGRLRVAVSYTSAVAEARIGGDLYEVVTSPYGVRLIVGDVQGKGLEAVETAAVVLGAFREAAYDEPDLLAVGERLERALSRHLLGEKFVTAVLVEVREEGRAAGAVGVREGGVRGEVVGAGVVGAEVVGAEVVGADVEVAREEGSLMAGRLLEGSPGGSGGRTETATLLNFGHPAPLAVRHDGSVHFAEPPQRCLPLGLGLHGIEPPKPHQVPFAPGDQLLFYTDGVTEARDADNQFYPLDQRAHLLKDPDPEGALEAVRQDIQEHVRSPLNDDAAMLLLRYRDVGLLPALGEAGEADVFVRE from the coding sequence TTGGTCTCCCGGTTGCGGGCCGGACTGCTGTCCGCGTTTCCCTTCCTCGCCATGGGCGTCGTCGGCGCCGTCGACCTCACCGGCGGGCCCGGGATCGGGCTGCTGCCGATGATGGCGCTCGGCCCGGCCTTCGCAGGGCTCACCGGCGGCAAGCGGCGCACCGCGCTGGTCGGCGCGCTCGCGATGGCGCTGTCCATCGCGCTCAGCTTCTACAACGACCAACTCGGCGAGCGGCGCGGCAACGCGACGCTGATCTCCGTCGCGGGCGTCTCCGTCGCCGCGCTGCTGGCCACCGCAATGCGGCAAAAACGCGAGGCGGAGCTGGCCAACGTCCGCTCCATCGCCGAGGCGGCCCAGCGGGTGCTGCTGCGCCCGGTGCCCAGGGGTGCCGGGCGGCTGCGGGTCGCCGTCTCGTACACCTCGGCGGTCGCGGAGGCCAGGATCGGCGGGGATCTGTACGAGGTCGTCACCTCGCCATACGGCGTACGGCTCATCGTCGGTGATGTCCAGGGCAAGGGGCTGGAGGCGGTGGAGACGGCGGCGGTCGTGCTCGGCGCCTTCCGCGAGGCCGCCTACGACGAGCCCGATCTGCTGGCGGTCGGGGAGCGGCTGGAGCGCGCGCTGTCCCGGCACCTGCTGGGCGAGAAGTTCGTGACGGCGGTGCTGGTAGAGGTGCGCGAGGAGGGGCGCGCAGCCGGTGCGGTGGGCGTACGTGAAGGGGGCGTACGCGGGGAGGTTGTGGGCGCGGGCGTTGTGGGCGCGGAGGTTGTGGGCGCGGAGGTTGTGGGCGCGGATGTGGAGGTCGCCCGCGAGGAGGGGTCCTTGATGGCGGGGCGTCTTCTGGAGGGCTCACCCGGGGGCAGCGGGGGGCGTACGGAGACCGCCACGCTCCTCAACTTCGGCCATCCGGCGCCGCTGGCGGTACGCCACGACGGCAGCGTGCACTTCGCCGAGCCGCCGCAGCGCTGTCTGCCGCTCGGCCTGGGGCTGCACGGGATCGAGCCGCCCAAGCCGCACCAGGTGCCCTTCGCGCCCGGCGACCAGCTGCTCTTCTACACCGACGGCGTCACCGAGGCCCGGGACGCCGACAACCAGTTCTACCCCCTCGACCAGCGCGCCCACCTGCTCAAGGACCCCGACCCCGAAGGGGCGCTGGAGGCCGTACGGCAGGACATCCAGGAGCATGTGCGCTCGCCGCTGAACGACGACGCGGCCATGCTGCTGCTGCGGTACCGGGACGTGGGACTGCTGCCGGCGCTCGGGGAGGCGGGGGAGGCCGACGTGTTCGTCCGGGAGTGA
- a CDS encoding copper chaperone PCu(A)C — translation MSPRHPRRPYRRGFSGAAAVAVGAALTLALGACSSTDDSGAGGPDAKKGDGRPELKVSGAYVPQPPTDKMAGGFLTVRNGGAKPDKLTSVSSDIAGEVEIHETVKQRMRQVKSLKVPADGALELGRGGNHLMLMDLKRKPVKGDEVTFILHFEKSGPVTVKAPVEATNYTPEK, via the coding sequence GTGAGCCCGCGCCACCCCCGCCGTCCGTACCGCCGCGGCTTCTCCGGTGCCGCCGCCGTCGCCGTGGGAGCCGCGCTGACGCTCGCCCTGGGCGCCTGCTCGTCCACTGACGACTCCGGCGCCGGCGGTCCGGACGCGAAGAAGGGGGACGGCCGCCCCGAGCTGAAGGTCAGCGGCGCCTATGTGCCGCAGCCGCCCACGGACAAGATGGCCGGCGGCTTCCTGACGGTCCGCAACGGGGGAGCCAAGCCGGACAAGCTCACCTCCGTCTCCAGCGACATCGCCGGGGAGGTGGAGATCCACGAGACCGTCAAACAGCGGATGCGCCAGGTCAAGTCGCTGAAGGTGCCCGCCGACGGCGCCCTCGAACTGGGCAGGGGCGGCAACCACCTGATGCTCATGGATCTCAAGCGCAAGCCGGTCAAGGGCGACGAGGTCACCTTCATCCTGCACTTCGAGAAGTCGGGCCCCGTCACGGTCAAGGCTCCCGTCGAAGCGACGAACTACACACCCGAGAAGTGA
- the serS gene encoding serine--tRNA ligase, which translates to MIDLRLLREDPDRARASQRARGEDIGLVDAVLSADERRRSSSVRFDELRSEQKQLGKLIPKAQGEEKAELLRRTGELSTAVKAADAEQDDAAEETQRLLRQLGNLVHPDVPVGGEEDFTVLETIGVPRDFGAEGFEPKDHLELGQKLGAIDVERAAKVSGSRFYYLTGIGALLELALVNAAIAQANEAGFTPMLTPALVKSQAMEGTGFLGQAAQDVYRLDKDDLYLVGTSEVPLAGYHMDEIIEADRLPLRYAAFSPCFRREAGTYGKDTRGIFRVHQFDKVEMFSYVAPEDSEAEHRRLLEWEKEWLTGLELPFQVIDVATGDLGASAARKFDCEAWIPTQGKYRELTSTSDCTQFQSRRLSIRMRDGKHVKPLATLNGTLCAVPRTIVALLENHQREDGSVWLPPVLRPYLGGREALEPAAK; encoded by the coding sequence GTGATTGACCTTCGCCTGCTCCGTGAGGACCCCGACCGTGCGCGCGCCTCGCAGCGTGCCCGTGGAGAGGACATCGGCCTCGTCGACGCGGTGCTCTCCGCCGACGAGCGGCGCAGGTCCTCCAGCGTCCGCTTCGACGAACTCCGCTCCGAGCAGAAGCAGCTCGGCAAGCTCATCCCCAAGGCGCAGGGCGAGGAGAAGGCGGAGCTGCTACGCCGCACGGGCGAGCTGTCCACCGCTGTGAAGGCCGCCGACGCCGAGCAGGACGACGCCGCCGAGGAGACCCAGCGGCTGCTGCGTCAGCTCGGCAATCTCGTACATCCGGACGTCCCGGTGGGCGGCGAGGAGGACTTCACCGTCCTGGAGACGATCGGCGTCCCCCGTGACTTCGGAGCCGAGGGCTTCGAGCCCAAGGACCACCTGGAGCTGGGCCAGAAGCTCGGCGCCATCGACGTCGAGCGCGCCGCCAAGGTGTCGGGCTCGCGCTTCTACTACCTCACCGGAATCGGCGCACTGCTGGAGCTGGCTCTCGTCAACGCGGCCATCGCGCAGGCGAACGAGGCGGGCTTCACGCCGATGCTGACTCCCGCGCTGGTCAAGTCGCAGGCCATGGAGGGCACCGGCTTCCTCGGCCAGGCCGCGCAGGACGTCTACCGCCTCGACAAGGACGACCTGTATCTCGTCGGCACCTCCGAGGTGCCGCTGGCGGGATACCACATGGACGAGATCATCGAGGCCGACCGGCTGCCGCTGCGCTACGCCGCCTTCTCGCCGTGCTTCCGGCGCGAGGCCGGTACGTACGGCAAGGACACCCGCGGCATCTTCCGCGTCCACCAGTTCGACAAGGTCGAGATGTTCTCCTACGTCGCGCCGGAGGACTCGGAGGCCGAGCACCGGAGGCTGCTGGAGTGGGAGAAGGAGTGGCTGACCGGACTCGAACTGCCCTTCCAGGTAATCGATGTGGCCACCGGTGACCTGGGGGCCTCGGCCGCGCGCAAGTTCGACTGCGAGGCGTGGATCCCCACCCAGGGCAAGTACCGCGAGCTGACCTCCACTTCGGACTGCACCCAGTTCCAGTCCCGCAGGCTCTCCATCCGGATGCGCGACGGCAAGCACGTGAAGCCGCTGGCGACGCTCAACGGGACGCTGTGCGCGGTGCCCCGCACCATCGTCGCCCTGCTGGAGAACCACCAGCGCGAGGACGGCTCGGTGTGGCTGCCGCCGGTGCTGCGGCCCTATCTGGGCGGACGCGAGGCGCTGGAGCCGGCCGCCAAGTGA
- a CDS encoding copper resistance protein CopC — protein sequence MRFAGVPYTTAQGRGCRARTALSVIPRALLAALLGAVALLGVVATATPASAHAVLTGSSPAESAVVRGAPPRQVTLDFSEGVAMSDGAIRVLDPRGKRVDTGKVRDTGKGGAVQRAVALRPGLVKGTYTVAWQAVSADSHPVSGAFTFSIGKASKTSATVPGQDADAGGGSVGALYGTARYAAYAGFILLVGGAAFVLLCSSRAASARAVQRLTITGWVTLTAATLVMLLLRGPYTGSGELADVLDLGGLKDVVSTKPGAALVSRLLLLAAAALFVSVLFGAYAKRPEGEDGADAAYRAERADTAEGASVAGDSGVSGSSGVSGSSGDLSDASDASDASDADEAAAEKEAARTQRDLLYGLSIGGTVVAAGLAATWAMAEHASTGIQSALAMPVDVLHLLAVALWLGGLAALFALLRWGPAPGRETVARFSRLAFTSVTVLAATGLYQSWRQVGSWSALTGTSYGQLLLVKVALVALLVGVGWISRRWTARLAESPEEERAERAAAERAAPAASRTAVPGRRSAERVAVGASRNGGAPDEGENGGAGAGKRAPADPVRAAQLARQRAASNAARRRQERDADPRRSGLRRSVLTEAAIAVILLAVTTVLTSTEPGRTEEQARAAGSATARQPGGPVDVKVPFDTGGARGKGTAELEIDPGTSGDNTLELRTTRPSGEPLAAPEVKVALTLPAKDIGPLPLTPEPVRGEKGHWRAKGVQLPMAGKWKIAVTVRTSDIDMVTETTTATIG from the coding sequence GTGAGGTTCGCAGGCGTGCCGTACACCACCGCACAAGGACGAGGCTGTCGTGCGCGTACAGCCCTTTCCGTCATACCCCGCGCCCTGCTGGCCGCGCTGCTGGGCGCCGTGGCGCTGCTGGGCGTGGTGGCGACAGCCACGCCCGCGTCGGCGCACGCGGTACTCACCGGCAGCAGTCCGGCGGAGAGCGCGGTGGTGCGCGGCGCGCCGCCCCGGCAGGTCACGCTCGACTTCTCCGAGGGCGTGGCCATGTCGGACGGGGCCATCCGCGTCCTGGACCCGCGCGGCAAGCGGGTCGACACCGGCAAGGTCCGCGACACCGGCAAGGGCGGCGCCGTACAGCGTGCGGTGGCGCTCAGGCCCGGCCTGGTCAAGGGCACCTACACCGTCGCCTGGCAGGCCGTCTCCGCCGACAGCCACCCCGTCTCCGGCGCCTTCACCTTCTCCATCGGCAAAGCGTCCAAGACGTCGGCGACCGTGCCGGGGCAGGACGCTGACGCGGGCGGCGGGTCCGTGGGCGCGCTCTACGGCACCGCGCGCTACGCCGCCTACGCGGGCTTCATCCTGCTGGTGGGCGGCGCCGCCTTCGTCCTGCTGTGCTCCTCCCGTGCCGCCTCGGCCCGCGCCGTTCAGCGGCTGACGATCACCGGATGGGTCACGCTGACGGCGGCCACGCTGGTGATGCTGCTGCTGCGCGGCCCGTACACCGGTTCGGGAGAGCTGGCCGATGTGCTCGACCTCGGCGGGCTCAAGGACGTGGTGTCCACCAAACCGGGCGCCGCGCTGGTCTCCCGGCTGCTGCTGCTCGCCGCCGCCGCGCTGTTCGTCTCTGTGCTGTTCGGGGCGTACGCGAAGCGGCCCGAGGGGGAGGACGGGGCGGATGCGGCCTATAGGGCGGAGAGGGCGGATACGGCGGAGGGGGCGAGTGTCGCCGGCGATTCCGGCGTTTCCGGCAGCTCCGGAGTCTCCGGCAGCTCCGGTGACTTGAGCGACGCCTCCGATGCCTCCGACGCCTCCGACGCTGATGAGGCGGCTGCGGAGAAGGAGGCGGCACGGACGCAGCGGGACCTGCTGTACGGGCTGTCCATCGGCGGCACCGTCGTCGCCGCCGGACTGGCCGCGACCTGGGCCATGGCCGAACACGCCTCGACCGGCATCCAGTCCGCGCTCGCCATGCCCGTCGACGTGCTCCACCTGCTGGCGGTCGCACTGTGGCTGGGCGGTCTCGCCGCGCTGTTCGCACTTCTGCGCTGGGGTCCGGCGCCCGGACGGGAGACCGTGGCGCGCTTCTCGCGGCTCGCCTTCACGAGCGTCACCGTGCTGGCGGCGACGGGCCTCTACCAGTCCTGGCGGCAGGTCGGCTCGTGGAGCGCGCTGACCGGTACCTCCTACGGCCAGCTGCTGCTCGTGAAGGTGGCGCTGGTCGCGCTGCTGGTGGGCGTCGGGTGGATATCGCGCCGGTGGACGGCACGGCTGGCGGAGAGCCCCGAGGAGGAGCGCGCGGAACGGGCGGCTGCCGAGCGGGCGGCTCCGGCCGCATCACGGACGGCTGTCCCGGGCAGGCGCAGCGCGGAACGGGTCGCCGTCGGCGCCTCCCGGAACGGTGGCGCACCGGATGAAGGCGAAAATGGCGGCGCTGGTGCCGGAAAGCGTGCTCCCGCCGACCCGGTACGTGCCGCGCAGCTCGCCCGGCAGCGGGCGGCCTCCAACGCCGCCAGGCGGCGGCAGGAGCGCGACGCCGACCCGCGGCGCAGCGGGCTGCGCCGCTCGGTGCTGACAGAGGCCGCCATCGCCGTCATCCTGCTGGCCGTCACCACGGTCCTCACCAGCACCGAGCCGGGGCGTACGGAGGAGCAGGCGCGCGCGGCGGGCAGTGCGACGGCGCGGCAGCCCGGCGGCCCGGTCGATGTGAAGGTGCCGTTCGACACCGGGGGCGCGCGCGGCAAGGGCACCGCCGAGTTGGAGATCGACCCGGGCACCAGTGGCGACAACACCCTTGAACTGCGCACCACCCGCCCCAGCGGCGAGCCCCTGGCGGCTCCCGAGGTAAAGGTCGCCCTCACCCTGCCCGCCAAGGACATCGGGCCGCTCCCCCTCACGCCGGAGCCGGTCCGTGGGGAGAAGGGGCACTGGAGGGCGAAGGGGGTGCAGCTTCCCATGGCCGGAAAATGGAAGATCGCGGTGACGGTGCGCACCTCGGACATCGACATGGTCACCGAGACCACGACCGCGACCATCGGCTGA